The nucleotide window GCCCAGAAGCTCCGCGGGGAGCAGGCGGCCACGGTCTGCTGGTTCGGCGACGGCGCCACCAGCCAGGGCGACTTCCACGAGGGGCTGAACTTCGCGGCGGTCTGGCAGGCGCCGGTGGTCTTCATCTGCCAGAACAACCAGTGGGCGATCTCCGTGCCGCGCAAGTTGCAAACGCGCTCGCAGAGCCTGGCGCAGAAGGCCATCGCCTACGGCATGCCGGGCATCCAGGTGGACGGCAACGACGTGCTGGCGATGGTGGTCGCCACGCGCGAGGCGCTCGCGCGCGCCAAGCGCGGCGAGGGGCCGACCCTGATCGAGGCCGTCACCTATCGCATGGGCGTGCACACCACGGCCGACGATCCCACGCGCTACCGCGACGAGGCCGCGGCCCAGGCCGAGTGGGCGGCCAAGGACCCGATCCTGCGCCTGCGCCGCTACCTCGAGGCGAAGAAGCTCTGGGACGAGAAGCGCGAGGAGGCCCTGCGCGAGGAGCTGCGGGCGCAGATCGCCGAGGAGGTCAAGGCCTTCGAGGCGGATACGACCTTTGCGCTCGATGCGCCGTTCGAGTACGTCTTCGGTACCGAGCACGCGGCGATCACGGAGCAGCGCGCCGAGTTCCTGGCGCTGATCGCCCGCGACGCCGAGCGCGAGCGCGAGGAGGCCGGCCGTGGCTAAGCTCACCATGATCCAGGCGATTAATCTTGCCCTCACGGAAATGATGGGGGAAGACGACAGCGTGCTGGTGATGGGCGAGGACGTCGGCGTCAACGGCGGCGTCTTCCGCGCCACCGAGGGCCTCCACGCCAGGTTCGGCGAGGCGCGCGTGCTGGACACGCCGGTGGCGGAGAGCGCCATCGTCGGCACGGGCATCGGCATGGCGATGGCGGGCCTCAGGCCCGTCTGCGAGATCCAGTTTTGCGGCTTCTCCTACCTGACGATGGCCCAGCTCGAAGGGCACGCGAGCCGCGTGCGCAATCGCAGCCAGGGCAAGCTCACGGTGCCGATGGTGGTGCGCGTCCCCTACGGCGGCGGCGTGCGCGCGCTCGAGCACCACAGCGAGAGCCGCGAGGCCTCCTTCGCGCACTTCCCCGGGCTCAAGGTCGTGATTCCCTCCACGCCGCGGAACGCGCGGGCGCTCTTGCGCAGCGCGATCGCCGATCCGGACACCGTGCTCTTCATGGAGCCCAAGCACAGCTATCGC belongs to bacterium and includes:
- the pdhA gene encoding pyruvate dehydrogenase (acetyl-transferring) E1 component subunit alpha, with amino-acid sequence MPRSPVAHFDIEYLQILDPEGKVDAALDPKLGKDELLALYRGLVWGREADERMLKLQRQGRLGTFSPSVGQEAVSVGPSYCMGKTDWFVGAFRELGGRLMRGHRFRDILLFWNGREEGSAIDPALRTLCDSIIVGAQVPHAVGLAYAQKLRGEQAATVCWFGDGATSQGDFHEGLNFAAVWQAPVVFICQNNQWAISVPRKLQTRSQSLAQKAIAYGMPGIQVDGNDVLAMVVATREALARAKRGEGPTLIEAVTYRMGVHTTADDPTRYRDEAAAQAEWAAKDPILRLRRYLEAKKLWDEKREEALREELRAQIAEEVKAFEADTTFALDAPFEYVFGTEHAAITEQRAEFLALIARDAEREREEAGRG
- a CDS encoding alpha-ketoacid dehydrogenase subunit beta produces the protein MIQAINLALTEMMGEDDSVLVMGEDVGVNGGVFRATEGLHARFGEARVLDTPVAESAIVGTGIGMAMAGLRPVCEIQFCGFSYLTMAQLEGHASRVRNRSQGKLTVPMVVRVPYGGGVRALEHHSESREASFAHFPGLKVVIPSTPRNARALLRSAIADPDTVLFMEPKHSYRAWREEVPEAPEQLPIGKAELVREGTDITLIAWGAMRRPAEQAAALLGEQRGATVELIDLLTIAPLDVETIAASVQKTGRCVVVQEAPRSFGVSSELVTVINDRALMYLEAPVARVTGFDVVTPGFSREKAYLPTAGRIADALAATLDF